The Brachyhypopomus gauderio isolate BG-103 chromosome 2, BGAUD_0.2, whole genome shotgun sequence genome contains a region encoding:
- the pheta2 gene encoding sesquipedalian-1 isoform X2, producing the protein MKIHEKILTNYLSCTSPVDKEGYLYKKRERNTSYLRRWFVLKGNLLFYQERPADRSLLGVIVLEGCVVQPGDSDGQFSFSLVFKGPGLRTYHLAADNHLSKESWICTLLSASHIHLSLLVKDLARLYEETKQEKVLSKSSLATAVSGLRVKAPSITMASFTAGPPYFIQRPIPLPREKRSYSASSALQAPPMPIKTANKRSPKLWPKRNAHVTPLNGPAPPFGEWPLVNFDPLEEFSKLHEYYGNEIKQLRADWLRRKLEGEGHVEEDLIDLG; encoded by the exons ATGAAGATCCATGAGAAAATCTTAACCAACTACCTTTCGTGTACTTCACCTGTGGATAAAGAGGGATATCTTTATAAAAAG AGAGAGCGCAACACGTCTTACCTGCGCCGCTGGTTTGTGCTCAAGGGAAACCTGCTGTTCTACCAGGAGCGTCCCGCGGACCGCAGCCTGCTGGGCGTCATTGTGCTGGAGGGCTGTGTTGTGCAGCCGGGCGATTCGGACGGCCAGTTCTCGTTCTCGCTGGTGTTCAAGGGACCTGGCCTGCGTACCTACCACCTGGCCGCGGACAACCACCTGAGCAAGGAGAGCTGGATATGCACATTGCTGTCTGCCAGTCACATACACCTGTCATTGCTCGTCAAAGACCTGGCCAGACTTTACGAAG AAACCAAACAGGAGAAAGTCCTCAGCAAGTCTTCCCTGGCCACTGCTGTGAGCGGATTACGTGTTAAAGCCCCCAGTATCACCATGGCTTCCTTCACTGCAGGACCCCCCTATTTCATACAGAGACCCATCCCATTACCCAGAGAAAAGAGGAGCTACAGTGCAAGCTCCGCCCTCCAGGCACCACCCATGCCAATCAAAACTGCTAACAAGAGATCTCCCAAACTCTGGCCAAAGAGGAACGCCCACGTCACACCTCTAAATGGCCCTGCCCCACCTTTTGGGGAGTGGCCATTAGTTAACTTCGACCCATTGGAGGAATTCAGTAAATTGCATGAGTATTATGGAAATGAAATAAAGCAACTGAGAGCTGACTGGCTGAGAAGAAAACTGGAGGGGGAGGGACACGTTGAAGAGGACCTTATTGATCTGGGCTAA
- the pheta2 gene encoding sesquipedalian-1 isoform X1 — protein sequence MIQTVEIPLLHTSDACNRIFIGNIVCRYYSGDRSRLILQTYMIALSAQTQRERNTSYLRRWFVLKGNLLFYQERPADRSLLGVIVLEGCVVQPGDSDGQFSFSLVFKGPGLRTYHLAADNHLSKESWICTLLSASHIHLSLLVKDLARLYEETKQEKVLSKSSLATAVSGLRVKAPSITMASFTAGPPYFIQRPIPLPREKRSYSASSALQAPPMPIKTANKRSPKLWPKRNAHVTPLNGPAPPFGEWPLVNFDPLEEFSKLHEYYGNEIKQLRADWLRRKLEGEGHVEEDLIDLG from the exons ATGATTCAAACGGTGGAAATCCCTTTACTGCACACGTCAGATGCTTGTAATAGAATATTCATCGGTAATATCGTTTGTCGTTATTATTCTGGAGACAGGAGTCGTTTAATCCTTCAAACTTACATGATCGCCCTGTCAGCACAAACACAG AGAGAGCGCAACACGTCTTACCTGCGCCGCTGGTTTGTGCTCAAGGGAAACCTGCTGTTCTACCAGGAGCGTCCCGCGGACCGCAGCCTGCTGGGCGTCATTGTGCTGGAGGGCTGTGTTGTGCAGCCGGGCGATTCGGACGGCCAGTTCTCGTTCTCGCTGGTGTTCAAGGGACCTGGCCTGCGTACCTACCACCTGGCCGCGGACAACCACCTGAGCAAGGAGAGCTGGATATGCACATTGCTGTCTGCCAGTCACATACACCTGTCATTGCTCGTCAAAGACCTGGCCAGACTTTACGAAG AAACCAAACAGGAGAAAGTCCTCAGCAAGTCTTCCCTGGCCACTGCTGTGAGCGGATTACGTGTTAAAGCCCCCAGTATCACCATGGCTTCCTTCACTGCAGGACCCCCCTATTTCATACAGAGACCCATCCCATTACCCAGAGAAAAGAGGAGCTACAGTGCAAGCTCCGCCCTCCAGGCACCACCCATGCCAATCAAAACTGCTAACAAGAGATCTCCCAAACTCTGGCCAAAGAGGAACGCCCACGTCACACCTCTAAATGGCCCTGCCCCACCTTTTGGGGAGTGGCCATTAGTTAACTTCGACCCATTGGAGGAATTCAGTAAATTGCATGAGTATTATGGAAATGAAATAAAGCAACTGAGAGCTGACTGGCTGAGAAGAAAACTGGAGGGGGAGGGACACGTTGAAGAGGACCTTATTGATCTGGGCTAA
- the cd2bp2 gene encoding CD2 antigen cytoplasmic tail-binding protein 2: MSKRKVTFEDGDGEFNLDDDVPKKKMYEEVSGPGSRFKEKHSLDSDEEDEGEDGEKNSKYNILASDDVEGQEMATIDYDEGVAITPFNLHEEMQEGHFDSEGNYFIKKEEDIRDNWLDNIDWVKIKEQQGRKKKKKGLGAKRRRRPGDEDEAEEERQREERQADEEEEEDEEEELQEDPLATYNHYQLIEAVVSLLLPGETVSMALRRLGGLGGQKKKGRAREGGEVGQEAEKVEVPNRDTEKLERLTALADRLVGVGEYEIYQHSYERLAYKLKGMQQRQQARPQAKKEDEDELDMFADKFDEKHGRGKEEGDEQEEDDRRVSEEVMWEYKWENKENSELYGPFSSQQMQEWVEQGYFKDGVYCRRIDQEGAQFYNSKRLDFELYT; encoded by the exons ATGTCAAAACGGAAAGTCACATTTGAGGATGGAGATGGGGAGTTTAACTTGGATGACGATGTGCCGAAAAAGAAG ATGTATGAAGAAGTGAGTGGGCCAGGCTCCAGGTTTAAGGAGAAGCACTCGCTAGATAGTGACGAGGAAGACGAGGGAGAGGATGGGGAGAAGAACAGCAAGTATAACATACTTGCCAGTGATGATGTGGAAG GTCAGGAAATGGCAACAATTGATTATGATGAAGGTGTGGCCATCACACCCTTCAATCTGCATGAAGAGATGCAGGAAGGCCACTTCGACTCAGAGGGCAACTACTTCATCAAAAAAGAAGAGGACATCAGGGACAACTGGCTGGACAACATTGACTGG gTGAAGATAAAAGAGCAGCaagggaggaagaagaagaagaagggtcTTGGTGCCAAGCGGAGGCGGAGACCTGGCGACGAAGACGAGGCTGAGGAGGAAAGGCAGCGTGAGGAACGGCAggcagatgaggaagaggaggaagatgaggaggaggaatTGCAGGAAGACCCACTTGCCACGTACAACCATTATCAACTGATTGAGGCTGTTGTCAGCCTGCTGTTGCCTGGGGAGACTGTCTCCATGGCTCTCCGAAGGCTCGGGGGCCTAGGGGGTCAGAAGAAAAAAGGACGAGCGAGGGAAGGAGGGGAGGTGGGTCAAGAGGCGGAGAAAGTGGAGGTGCCAAACAGAGACACTGAGAAGCTGGAGAGGCTGACGGCCTTGGCAGACAGACTGGTGGGTGTTGGGGAGTATGAAATCTACCAGCACTCCTATGAACGACTGGCCTACAAGCTGAAGGGGATGCAGCAGAGACAGCAGGCAAGGCCTCAGGCCAAGAAGGAGGACGAGGATGAGCTGGATATGTTTGCTGACAAGTTTGATGAGAAGCATGGCAgggggaaggaggagggagatgaGCAGGAGGAGGATGACAGGAGAG TGAGTGAAGAGGTCATGTGGGAGTATAAATGGGAGAACAAGGAGAACTCTGAGCTCTATGGACCCTTCAGCAGCCAGCAGATGCAG GAATGGGTTGAGCAGGGCTACTTCAAGGATGGGGTTTACTGCAGGAGGATCGATCAGGAAGGTGCACAGTTCTACAACTCCAAGAGATTGGATTTTGAACTTTATACGTGA
- the mylpfa gene encoding myosin regulatory light chain 2, skeletal muscle, translating into MAPKKAKRRAGGGEGSSNVFSMFEQSQIQEYKEAFTIIDQNRDGIISKDDLRDVLASMGQLNVKNEELEAMIKEASGPINFTVFLTMFGEKLKGADPEDAILASFKILDPEATGSIKKEFLEELLTTQCDRFSKEEMKNLWAAFPPDVAGNVDYKNICYVITHGEEKEE; encoded by the exons ATG GCACCCAAGAAGGCCAAGAGgagggcaggtggaggagagggctCCTCCAATGTCTTCTCCATGTTTGAGCAGAGCCAGATTCAGGAGTACAAAGAG GCTTTCACAATCATTGACCAGAACAGAGACGGTATCATCAGCAAGGACGACCTTAGGGACGTGTTGGCCTCCATGG GTCAGCTGAATGTGAAGAATGAGGAGCTTGAGGCAATGATTAAGGAGGCCAGTGGTCCCATCAACTTCACCGTCTTCCTCACCATGTTCGGAGAGAAGCTGAAGG GCGCCGACCCCGAGGATGCCATCCTGGCCTCTTTCAAGATCCTGGATCCAGAGGCTACAGGAAGCATTAAGAAGGAGTT CCTCGAGGAGCTTCTGACCACTCAGTGTGACAGGTTCTCCAAAGAGGAG ATGAAGAACCTGTGGGCCGCCTTCCCCCCAGATGTGGCTGGCAACGTCGACTACAAGAACATCTGCTACGTCATCACACacggagaggagaaggaggagtaA